Part of the Luteibacter yeojuensis genome is shown below.
AAAGCGCCTGGTCGATGCCGGCGATGGCGCTCATGAACACGGCGCCGCCACGGTAGAAGCCGCCGCGGTACATCGTCTGCCAGAGATCGTTGATGCGCGAAGGGTCCTTGCCGATCACGTACTCGGAAAGTTCGTGCACCGCGGCCTCGACGGTACGCGCGCGCCCTTCGATCACGGGCTCGCCCCAGCCGACGATGCCTTCGTCGGTCTCCATCTTGAGGAACATCCAGCGCGGCGGGACGCGGTAGGTGGTGATGCGGGTGATCTTCATGCTTATACCGAGCGATAGGCTTTGACGAAGGCCTGCGCGCGCTCTCGCGTGCGCGACACGGACTGTCCCGCTTTATACAGGTCGCCGCCGAGCCCCGCACCGATGCAGCCGGCGTCGAGGAACTGGCCGATGTTCTCCGGCGTGACGCCGCCGACCGCAAGCAGGGGGACATCCGGGGGCAGGACGGCGCGGATGGCCTTCACGTAGCCCGGGCCCCACTGCGATGCCGGAAAGAGCTTGAGGGACTGCGCACCCGCCGCCAGGGCCGCGAAGGCCTCGCTGGGCGTGGTGAACCCGATGGACGTGTACATGCCGCGCTCGCGGCCCCGGCGGATCACCGCCGGATCGGTGTTCGGGGTGACCAGCAGGTGGCCGCCCAGGTCGGCCACGGCATCCACGGCCTCGGGCGTGAGCACGGTGCCGGCGCCGACCAGCGCGCGGTCGCCGGCGGCGTCCAGCGCCAGCGGGATGCTGCGCTGCCAGTCCGGCGAGTTGAGCGGTACCTCGATGGCGTCGAACCCCGTCTCGAGCAACACCTCGACGTGGGCGACCACCTCCTCCGGCGTGACGCCGCGGAGGATGGCGATGAGGGGTAGGGCGGTGGGCCAGGCCATGGCGTTCACTCGTGGTAGAGCTGGGAGCGGCCGCCGTCGATCGTGATATCGGCGGCGTTGATGTAGCGGGCCTCGTCGGACGCGAGGAAGAGCGCGGTGTAAGCGATCTCCTCGGGCTCGCCGATGCGCTTGTTCGGCAGGATCTCGGTCTGCTTGCGGCGTTCGGCCTCGGGATCGGGCGCGGCGGCGAAGCCGGCTTCGGCGATGGCCGTGAGCACCAGCCCCGGCGAGATCGAGTTCACCCGGATGCCGCGCGCGGCGTACTCGATGCCAAGCGCCTTGGTCAGGCCGATCAGCCCGTGCTTGGCGACCGGATACGGGAAACAGTGCGGGATGATCTTGTGGCCGTGCACGGAGGCGATGTTGACGATGCTGCCCCGGCCCAGTCCGAGCATGCCGGGCAGCACGGCCTTCGCGCAGTTCCAGGCGCCCTTGAGGTCGACCTCGAAGCAGCGCGTCCATTCCTCGTCGCTGAGCGACAGCGGGTCGTTGAACACGTTGATGCCGGCGTTGTTCACCAGCACGTCCGGCGCGCCGAAGCGCTCGGTGGCCGCGGCGACCATGCGCCGTATGGCGACGGGATCCGTCACGTCCGCCTCGAAGAGCATGGCCTCGTCGGTATCGAGGCCGGCGAGGGTCGCGCGCGCCTGCGCGTTGTCCTCGAGCACGTTGAGGACGATCTTCGCGCCGTGCGCCGCGAACAGGCGCGCGGTGGCGGCGCCGATGCCCTGCGTGGCACCGGTGACGATGGCCACCTTGCCGGCGAGCCGGGGCAGCGGGGTGGTACGCGGATCCGGCCGCTGTGTCATGCGCTCACTCCATGGCCGTAGCGGGCTTCCGGCAGTCCGCGGCCGCGCGGCGGCGTACCGATGAAGATGGCGCCGTTGGCGGGTTCGTCTTCCAGGACGGCCGGGCCGAGCCCGACGTGGGCCGACGTGATCACCATGCGTTCCAGCGCCGGGCCAGCGAAGGTCACACAGCTCGGCTGCCGTGCCGGCAGGTCGATCACGGCGTCGAAGCTGCCATCGGGCGCGTAGCGGATCACGCGCGAACCGCCCCACTGCGTGTTCCAGAGGAAGCCTTCGGCGTCGACCGTCGATCCGTCCGGCTCGAGGCCCGGCGGCAGCTCGGCGAAGACGCGGATGCGATCCACCTCGCCGCTCGCGGCGTCGTAATCGCAGGCCATGATCTGCGCCGTGGGCGAATCGGTGAAGTACATCGTGCCGCCATCCGGGCTGAAGCAGATGCTATTGGTGATCGCCGCCTTCGGCAGCGCCAGGCGGCCCAGCTTGCCGTCGTGCGTGTAGCGCCAGAACGAGGCGATCTTCTCCGGCCCGCGCTCGTTGAGCGTGCCGAAGACGAAGTTGCCGCCGCGGTCGCAACGGCCGTCGTTGGCGCGCATGCCCGTGAGGTCCGGCTCGATGTCCTCGAGCACGTGCAGCGTACCGTCACGGGTGTCGTAGCGGGCGAGTTGCTTCTCCAGTGCCAGCAGCAGCACCCCGGGGACATGGGTGAGCGCGAAGCAGCACAGGCGCGCCGGCAGTACGGATTCGGAAAGGGCGCCGGTAGCCGGGTCGTAGGCGTGCAGCCTCGAGGTGGCAATGTCGGTCCAGCGGACCAGGTTCGCCAGGTCGTCCCAGATCACGCCTTCGGCGTGCGCCTGGCGCTGCGGGGAGATCGGCTTGAAGGGATCGGTCATCAGCGGGATTGCCTGCGGTTCTTGAGCTGGTCCACGAGCACCGCGATCAGGAGGATCGCGCCGCGCACGAGGTATTGGTAGAAGGCGTCGATGTTCATGAGGCTCATCGCATTCTGCACCGTGCCCATGATGAGGACGCCGACGATCACGCCGCTGATGGTCGCACGGCCGCCCATGAGCGACACGCCACCCAGCACGCAGGCCGAGATCACGTTGAGTTCGAAGCCCTCGCCCGCGTTCGGCTGGCCGCTGGTCATGCGCGAGGCGAGGATGACGCCCGCCAGCGCGGCGACCAGGCCCTGGACGAGGAAGATCGCGATGCGCACGCGATCCACCGCCACGCCGGCGAGGCGGGCCGCATCGGGGTTGCCGCCGATGGCGAGCGTGTTGCGGCCGTAGATCGTCTTGTTGAGCAGCACGCCGAAGACGACGAAGCAGGCGAGGGTGATCCAGACGGGTACCGGCAGGCCGAGCACTTGCGAGCTGCCCAGTGTGAAGAACGCCTCGCTGCTCACGCCCACCGCCTGGCCGTGCGAGGCGATGAAGGCGAGGCCGCGCACGATCTCCATGGTCGCCAGCGTGGTGATCAGGGCATTGATCCTGAGCTTGGCGATCACCGCGCCGTTGACGAAGCCCACCAGCGCACCGGCCACGAGCGCGGCGGCGACGCCCAGCGTCACGCTGCCCGTCGCGTTCGAGACGATGGCGCAGAACACGCCGGCGAAGGCCACGGTGGAGCCCACGGAGAGGTCGAAGTCGCGCGAGGCCAGGCAGAACATCATGGTGCAGGAGACCATGCCGATCTGCGAGACCGACAGGGCGAGGCCGACCACGTTGTCCCAGGAGAAGAAGTACTGCACCGTCACGCTGAGCACGGCGAACAGCACGATGAAGATGCCGATCAGGCTGTAGTCGTCGACGAGCTGCCAGAGCAGGGCGCGGCGGCGTGCCTCGGGCGTCCCGCGAGTCGCGGCGATGGCGGCGGCGTTGGACTCGGTCATGGGTCAGGCGTTCCTTGGAAGAGTGATTCCCGCGCTCTCGGGCAGGGCGGCGGCGAGGACGTTCTCCTCGTTGGCCGAAGCGCGGTCGAACTGGGCGGTGATGCGACCGTGGCACATGGCGACCACGCGGTCGGAAACGCCGAGCACCTCGGGAAGTTCGCTGGAGATCATGACCACGGCCACCCCCCGCGCGGCGAGTTCGTAGAGCACGTTGTAGATCTCGTTCTTCGCGCCGACGTCGATGCCCCGGGTGGGCTCGTCCACGATCAGTACGCGCAGGTCCTTCTCGGCCAGCCAGCGCGAAAGCACCGCCTTCTGCTGGTTGCCGCCGGAGAGCAGGCGGATTTCCTGGCGGCGGTGCGGCGTGCGGATGCGCAGGCGCTCGATGTAACTGTCCGCGGTGCGCGCCTCGATGCGGTCGTTGACGAACAAGCCCGCCGTGAGGTGGTTGCGCCGCGCGCTGATGTTGATGTTTTCCGCCACGGAGCGCACGCCGATGATGCCTTCTTCCTTGCGGTCCTCGGGACAGAGCACGAGACCGTGGCGGATGGCGTCGCGGATGTGCGAGGGCCTGACCGGCGCCCCGTCCACGAGCACCTCGCCGGCGGTGCGGCGGTCGGCGCCGTAGACGACGCGCATGATTTCGGAGCGCCCGGCGCCGACGAGCCCGAAGAAACCGACGATCTCGCCTGCGCGCACGTCGAAACTCACCGGTGCCGGCAGCGCGCGACCGGTCACGCCCCTCACGGAAAGCCGCACTTCGCCCTGCTCGCGGGGGCGGTAGCCGAAGATGTCGCTGATCTCGCGGCCCACCATGCGCTGCACCAGCGTGTCTCGCGTGATGCCTTCCAGCGTGTCGAAGTCGGCCACCTTGCGGCCGTCGCGGAAGATCGTGGCCGCGTCGCAGAGTTCGAAGATCTCGTCCATGCGGTGCGAGATGTAGATCATCGCCTTGCCCTGCGCGCGCAGGTCGCGCACGAGGCGGAAGAGCACGTCGGTCTCGCGGTGCGACAGGGAACTGGTGGGCTCGTCGAGCGCGAGGATCTTGGCGTCGCGCAGGATCGCCTTGGCGATCTCCACCATCTGCCGCTGGCCGATCGAAAGCTGCTTCAGCTTCGCGCGCGGATCGAGGTCGACGCCCAGGGCGTCGAGTCGCTCGCGCGTCCAGGCCAGCGCGCGGCGGCGGTCGACCAGTCCGAATCGCGTGGGCAGGCGGCCGAGCAGGAGGTTCTCCATGACCGAGAGCTCCGGCACGTACTGCAGTTCCTGGTGGATCACCGCCACGCCCGCGTCGATGGCGTCGGCCGCCTTGCGGAAGTGCATCGTCTCGCCGTCGATGGCGACTTCGCCCTCGTCGGGGACGTACTCCCCGCCGAGGATCTTCATCATGGTGGACTTGCCCGCGCCATTCTCGCCGAGGAGGCCGTGCACGCTGCCGGCGCGTACCTGGAAGCCGACCTCGGCGAGCGCACGCACGCCGGGAAAGGTCTTCCCGATGCGGCGGAACTCGAGGCGCGGGGCGTCGGCCATCGTCAAAGTCCCATTTCCTTGCGGATCTCGTCCGCGTTGGCGCGGGTGATGAGGCGACCCGTGGTGAGCGTGAGCGCGGGCGGCGCCTTGCCGTCCTTGATCCACTCGTACATGTTCAGCGAGGTCTCGTATCCGTGGCGCTTCGGACTGATGAGCACGCTGCCGAAGAAGCCGGTGGCCTGTGCCTTGGAAAATTCGTTGAGCGCGGATTTGCTGCCGCCGATGCCCACGCCGATGATGTCGTCGGCGGAGAAGCCGCGGCCTTCCGCCGCGCGCACGGCGCCGAGTACCGCCTCGTCGTTGAGGCCGAAGGCCACCCAGTGCTTGAAGTTCGGATGCTGGGTGATCGCGATGTTCGCGGCGTTGAAGGCGTTCTCGGTGTCGGTCTTCGCCTGGGGCGCGTTGACGACGTTGTCCTTCGGGAAGCCCGCCGCGGCGAGCGCGGTCACGGCACCGTCGGTGCGGTCGCGCGCCGTCGGCAGCTGGTCGTAGGAGACGCGGAGCGCGCCGGTTTCCTCCGGCTTCCAACCGCGCTTCTGCATTTCCCCGGCGATCGCCTGGCCTACCTGTTCGCCGATCTTCGAGGCGGAGATGCCCATGTGCGG
Proteins encoded:
- a CDS encoding arabinose ABC transporter substrate-binding protein, which encodes MKMKIALGLTALALVLSACSSSGSNDQVKIGFVVKQPEEPWFQDEWKYAEQAAKEKGFTLVKIGAPDGGQVLTTIDNLKAQHAQGFIICTPDVKLGPSIVAKAKADGLKLMTVDDRLVDGSGKPIDSVPHMGISASKIGEQVGQAIAGEMQKRGWKPEETGALRVSYDQLPTARDRTDGAVTALAAAGFPKDNVVNAPQAKTDTENAFNAANIAITQHPNFKHWVAFGLNDEAVLGAVRAAEGRGFSADDIIGVGIGGSKSALNEFSKAQATGFFGSVLISPKRHGYETSLNMYEWIKDGKAPPALTLTTGRLITRANADEIRKEMGL
- the araH gene encoding L-arabinose ABC transporter permease AraH, translating into MTESNAAAIAATRGTPEARRRALLWQLVDDYSLIGIFIVLFAVLSVTVQYFFSWDNVVGLALSVSQIGMVSCTMMFCLASRDFDLSVGSTVAFAGVFCAIVSNATGSVTLGVAAALVAGALVGFVNGAVIAKLRINALITTLATMEIVRGLAFIASHGQAVGVSSEAFFTLGSSQVLGLPVPVWITLACFVVFGVLLNKTIYGRNTLAIGGNPDAARLAGVAVDRVRIAIFLVQGLVAALAGVILASRMTSGQPNAGEGFELNVISACVLGGVSLMGGRATISGVIVGVLIMGTVQNAMSLMNIDAFYQYLVRGAILLIAVLVDQLKNRRQSR
- a CDS encoding SDR family oxidoreductase, translating into MTQRPDPRTTPLPRLAGKVAIVTGATQGIGAATARLFAAHGAKIVLNVLEDNAQARATLAGLDTDEAMLFEADVTDPVAIRRMVAAATERFGAPDVLVNNAGINVFNDPLSLSDEEWTRCFEVDLKGAWNCAKAVLPGMLGLGRGSIVNIASVHGHKIIPHCFPYPVAKHGLIGLTKALGIEYAARGIRVNSISPGLVLTAIAEAGFAAAPDPEAERRKQTEILPNKRIGEPEEIAYTALFLASDEARYINAADITIDGGRSQLYHE
- a CDS encoding 2-dehydro-3-deoxy-6-phosphogalactonate aldolase — translated: MAWPTALPLIAILRGVTPEEVVAHVEVLLETGFDAIEVPLNSPDWQRSIPLALDAAGDRALVGAGTVLTPEAVDAVADLGGHLLVTPNTDPAVIRRGRERGMYTSIGFTTPSEAFAALAAGAQSLKLFPASQWGPGYVKAIRAVLPPDVPLLAVGGVTPENIGQFLDAGCIGAGLGGDLYKAGQSVSRTRERAQAFVKAYRSV
- a CDS encoding SMP-30/gluconolactonase/LRE family protein, producing the protein MTDPFKPISPQRQAHAEGVIWDDLANLVRWTDIATSRLHAYDPATGALSESVLPARLCCFALTHVPGVLLLALEKQLARYDTRDGTLHVLEDIEPDLTGMRANDGRCDRGGNFVFGTLNERGPEKIASFWRYTHDGKLGRLALPKAAITNSICFSPDGGTMYFTDSPTAQIMACDYDAASGEVDRIRVFAELPPGLEPDGSTVDAEGFLWNTQWGGSRVIRYAPDGSFDAVIDLPARQPSCVTFAGPALERMVITSAHVGLGPAVLEDEPANGAIFIGTPPRGRGLPEARYGHGVSA
- the araG gene encoding L-arabinose ABC transporter ATP-binding protein AraG, with the translated sequence MADAPRLEFRRIGKTFPGVRALAEVGFQVRAGSVHGLLGENGAGKSTMMKILGGEYVPDEGEVAIDGETMHFRKAADAIDAGVAVIHQELQYVPELSVMENLLLGRLPTRFGLVDRRRALAWTRERLDALGVDLDPRAKLKQLSIGQRQMVEIAKAILRDAKILALDEPTSSLSHRETDVLFRLVRDLRAQGKAMIYISHRMDEIFELCDAATIFRDGRKVADFDTLEGITRDTLVQRMVGREISDIFGYRPREQGEVRLSVRGVTGRALPAPVSFDVRAGEIVGFFGLVGAGRSEIMRVVYGADRRTAGEVLVDGAPVRPSHIRDAIRHGLVLCPEDRKEEGIIGVRSVAENINISARRNHLTAGLFVNDRIEARTADSYIERLRIRTPHRRQEIRLLSGGNQQKAVLSRWLAEKDLRVLIVDEPTRGIDVGAKNEIYNVLYELAARGVAVVMISSELPEVLGVSDRVVAMCHGRITAQFDRASANEENVLAAALPESAGITLPRNA